The segment TCGCTGAACCCAGTCAATCCCAGACCCAATCCTCCTCCTCAACCCTCGCTTGATAGATGCTAAGTCGCGTTGCTGATTCCTGTTACTGGTTGAGCCGTTACATTGAACGGGCGGAGACCAATGCCCGCCTCCTCAATGTGAACATGAACCTCATGCTCGATCTCGAGGATGCGGATAAGGACTCGGTGCGCCAGCATTGGCAGCCCGTCCTCGCCTCGCTCGAGGATCAGGAGCTTTTCAGCACGCTTTACGATCACATCGACGCGGAATCGGTCATGGAATTCATGACCTTCGAGAAGAAGAATCCGAACTCGATCATCTCGAGCATCTCCGCCGCGCGTGAGAACGCCCGCACGGTGCGCGAGCAGATCTCGAGCGAGATGTGGGAGCATCTCAACAAACTCTATCTCTACCTCCGCACCGAGCACGCCCGCTCCGACTACCGCCAGACGCCTCACGACTTCTACCGGAGCATCATCGACGGCTCGCACCTCTTTCAGGGGATCACCGACGCGACGATGACTCATGGCGAAGGCTGGGATTTCCTCCAGGCCGGCAAATATCTCGAACGCGCGGATTCCACGTCCCGCGTCCTGGACGTCAAATATCACATCCTGCTGCCGCGCGGCGAGAGTGTCGGCGGCAATGTCGACCTGACGCAATGGATGGCCGTTCTGAAATCCTGCAGTGCTCTCGAGGCCTACCTCAAGATCCGCATCGGCCACGTCACGGCCTGGGACGTCGCCGAGTTCCTCATTCTTCACCCCACCTTTCCTCGCTCGATCCGATTCAGCGTTGATCATATGGACCGGGCGATTCGTCGCATCGCAGGAAGCAGCGCGTCTGGATTTCCCTGCGAGGCCGAGCGTCTTTCGGGACTTCTGCGCGCCAGCGTCGATTACGCCACCATCGAGAGCGTCTTCGAAGTCGGCCTTCATCAGTATCTCGACCGCACCCAGCTGCGTCTCATCGAGATCGCCGCGACCCTCAGCAAGACCTATTGCGAGTGGCTCGATGAAACGGCCTCGGCAGCCTGAATCTTCCCCGATTCTCGTCAAAGGTCGGTTCGGATTGGGGGATTGCGAGCGCGATTCCTGCCGTGGCATCATTGGTCGCCTCGCCCGCTGTGACCTCGCTGCATCCGACCACGCTTGCCTTCGAAGACTGGAATCTCCGAAAGACTCGACATGAAAACCGGGTGGCGCCCTTTGTCGAAGCGCACCTCGCCCGCTCGTCCGCAGGCGAGTGCCATCCGATCTACGACTTCCTTTTCGAATACTACTCTCTCCGCCCCTCCCTTCTCCTCCGCTGGCATCCCGGCGTTGGCATCGTCCTCACGGGTCCGGAGGCCCTCGCCTGCCTCGCTTTCCCTCATTATCGAGAGCGAGAAAATCCCGCAGGCGTCAGCGTCTGTCCTCAGACCTTCAAAATCGAACGGCTTCCGTTTCTGCGCTGGTTGCGACAGTTCCTCCGGAACGTGCAAACCCGCCCGCCTTTCTTCGGTTGCTCGGGTCTTCACGAATGGGCCATGGTTTATCAGACACGGAATGTCAGACACCCAGCATGGCCCCTGCGGTTTTGTGCCGATACGATTGCCCGGATCGTGGAATCCCTTCCGATTTGTTGCAGTCACTACGACGCGTTTCGATTCTTCACGCCCGCAGCCGAGCCTCTGAATCGCCTCCGCCCCACCCGTCAATTGGCCGATCAGTTCGACCAACCGGGCTGCCTTCACGCGAACATGGACCTCTACAAATGGTCCTACAAACTCGCCCCCTTCACGTCGTCCGAACTGGTCGCCGACGCCTTTTTGCTCGCTCGGGACATTCGCGAGATCGATATGCGCGCCAGTCCCTACGACTTTTCAAACCTCGGCTTTGCTCCCATTCCCATCGAGACGACTCCAGGCCGCACCGAATACGAGGGTTTTCAAAGAAGTTTTCATCAGCGCGCGATTCCGATCCGCGAACGTCTGCTGGATGTTTGCGAGACGCTCCTCGAGCAGCTCGAATCTACGACGCCGGAGTAAATTCCACCGCGCCAGGCTTGTCGCTGGAAGCGGGCGCGGGAGACGCCTCGGGGGCGGACTTCTCCATGGCTTTGACCTGCTCTTCGACCTTCCCCGCCCACGTTTCGAAATCGGGATGCTCAGGATACTTCTTGACCAGGTCCAGGCGCATGCTCAACGCCCGATTAGGAAATCCCAGCAACTCCACATCGTCAGCCTTTTTCCGAAGTAACCGGGGAACGTCCATCCGCCAGTATTTCTCCTTTTCCTCCTCATCTTTCTTCAATGCCACCACTTCCCCGCGGAAGGAGATCTCGTAGTCCCAGGTCGAAATCAGCCGCTGATCCTTTTTCTCGCGGAGGAACGTCCGAATATCCTGGTCAAGAATTCCTGACACGTTTCCCGCCGACCATTCCCAGTTCGGGATTCCTTCCAAATGGCCGTTCAATTTCAACGATTGCGCCGCCAGGCCGGAATTGACCCCTCCGTTCAACAGGTCCTGCACATAGCCTCGCACATTGGTGGCGCTCGCCAGCTGCATGTTCTGCATATCACCAATCATCTCGCCGGTGATTTTCTGTTCCTTTGGGTCGAAGATGCTGAACTTGAGCTTTTGTCGATCCTTCACGACATCCGCCAGAAGTGATTTCTCCTGGCCGAGCGCACCCAGATAATCCCAGAGATCCTGCTGAACGGACTCCGCAGAATCGGACATGGCCCGCTTAAGAGTGATCGCCAGATAACGAAGGTGAAGTTTTGCGGCCTCTTCGAAATCGTGATCTGACAACAGATTTCGGTTCTTCTTTTTCCAGTCCGCAAAATCCGCATTTCCTCCGTTCTTCCCCTCGTATTGCACGTTCCTCATGCAATCGATGATGTAGTTGCCAGCCATTCCCGGATTTCGAATCACCGCACTGACTTCTCCCATGGCCTTCTGGAAATACGCAAACTTGCGCTGTTTCCGCGCCTGCGCCAGCGCCTCGATCTGACCGCGCAACGCCTCGGCGTCGGGAGGAGCTTCGTCCTGCAATTGAGCCGTGGCCGCGGACGTGAGAAGAAATGTCGCGCAGACACCTGCACTGACGAAACGGAAGGGGGACATGCCGGAAAGATGCGTTTTTCTATCCAGTTGTCCAGTGCAGCGAAGCCTCCCACTCTCCGATTGGTTTCGCTTGCTTCCTTATTGATATCTCTTGAATATCTTTTCTATGGAATTGCGACATCTTCGATATTTCATTGCGGTGGCGGATCGTCTGAGCTTCCGGCAGGCTGCGAAATTTCTGCGCATCGCCCAGCCGCCCCTCAGTGTTCAGATCCAAAAGCTGGAGCAGGAACTCGGGACGCCACTTTTCACTCGCGCCAATCGACAGGTGCTGCTCACCCCCGCTGGGCACACGCTGTTAACGGAAGCCCGGGATATCGTCGAAAGAGCGGATCGAGCTGTATTAAAAATTCAGGACGAAGCCGCCGGGCGCGAAGGCAGCCTCAAACTGGCCTTCAAGAGTGGCGCCCTTTCGGAATCGATCACAAAAGGGCTCCGCAAATTCTTTCGCTCACACCGCGGCCTCCGGATTTCCCTCGTTCCGCAAGAGTCGGAAGATCATGGCGATGCCGATGCCCTCATCTCGGATTACCTTCCTTCCGAACTTCCTCCTCACGCAATCCCGCTGCAGACGGCAATTCCGCAGTTGGCGGTTCCGCCGAAACATCGACTGGCCGATCGAGACGATTTTCTTCCGGCAGATCTGATTGGAGAGACCGTCTTCCGTCCGGTTCCTGGGAACCTGTCCGCGCCGGAGCGCTTCCTGATGCCATCGATCGAAGCCCTGGCTTCCGTCACACTCGTGACCGTCGCTGACTCGCTTCAACAACGGTTCTGGCGGGTTTCCCTGGGACTCGGCACCTGCCTGTGCGGTAGCGCGGATCGGGGGGCTTTGGACGCCAAACGCATCCCCCTCGGAGGCGACGCCCCCTCTCTGGTGATTGCGATCGTTCCCAATCCGAACTCGCAAGCGGGGTGCCTGCCATTGCTAGTCGAATCGATCCGGCAGTGACGAAGCCGGCGAATGCCGTTCCAGCCAAACCCCGAGCAGGGAGAGGTCGGCTGGCGTCACGCCACTGATGCGGGAGGCCTGCCCAAGAGTTGCTGGACGCACCCGAGTCAGCTTCTCCGCCGCCTCCCGTCGGAGGCCATGAATGGCGGTGTAGTCAACCGATCCGGGAATGTGACGACTCTCCTGCCGACTCGATTTGGCCAGCTGTTCCTCCTGTCGCTTGATGTATCCCTCGTATTTGAGGTCGGTTTCGACCACCTCCCAGAGAGAATCTGGAAAATCCCCGCGGATTTCCGGAGGAAGAAGCTGATAACGGTTTTCGGGGCGCTTGAACCAAAGCGAAAGCCCCACCCCATCCTGCTTCAAGCTTTGAACTCTGGCGTGAAGATCGCCGTATGCCTGTTTTTTTCGTTCAAACTGGGCCTTTCGTTCACCGCCGACCAGGCCGTTCTCGATCGCCCGCCCTGTTAGCCGGAAATCCGCATTATCCTGGCGCAGAAGAAGCCGATACTCCGCGCGGCTCGTGAACATCCGATAGGGTTCTGGCGTTCCCAGCGTCACCAGATCGTCGATCAAAACTCCAATGTAGGCCTCCGCCCGGGAAAGGACGAACTCCGGGAGACCCCGAACTTTCAAAGCCGCATTGGCCCCTGCCATGAGACCCTGCGCCGCCGCCTCCTCGTATCCAGAAGTTCCATTGATCTGCCCCGCGAAATAAAGCCCTTCCACTCGCTTCGTTTCCAGAGTGCGATTCAGTTGCGTGGGAGGACAGTAGTCGTATTCGACGGCATAACCCGGCCGCAGCATTTCCGCGCGCTCGAGACCTCGAACACTGCGAATGAAATGATACTGCACATCGAAGGGAAGGCTGGTCGAAATCCCGTTTACGTAGATCTCTCCGGTGTGGCGGCCTTCCGGCTCCAAAAAGAGCTGATGACTCTCCTTCTCCGAGAATTTGACGACCTTGTCTTCGATCGACGGACAGTATCGAGGGCCGACACCCTCGATCCGCCCGGCATAGAGCGGAGATTGATGGAGATTGTCCCTGATGATGTCGTGCGTCGTTGCGTTGGTATGAGTCACCCAGCACGGAATCTGTTCCACGTGGAACATCCCGTCGTTTGTTTCTTGATTCAGCGTGAAAAGTTCCTGCTCCACTCCTTGGAGACTTCCCTTAAGGAAACTAAAACGCGGTGGCGGGAAATCCCCCTCCTGGCGCTCGCAAACGGAGAAATCGATCGATGCGGCCAACAAACGACAGGGTGTGCCCGTCTTGAAGCGGCCGACTTCAAATCCGAGATCTCGAAGGCAATCGCTGAAGGTCGACATGGTGTCACCCATTCGCCCTCCCGACTGATTGCGAAGGCCCACATGAAGAAGCCCCCGCATGAAGGTTCCCGTCGTGACAACGATGGCGCGGCCCCCAAAAGTGACTCCGAAGCTGGTTTCCACCCCGGTGACGCGATCTCTCTCCGTCGTCAGCCGAACCACGTTCGCCTGCTTGAGATCGAGCCGAGGCGTCGCCTCCAACTGGGCCTTCAAGCGGAACTGATAGGCTTTCTTGTCGCACTGGGCCCGCGGCGCACGAACGCTGGGCCCCTTGGCAGCATTCAGCATGCGAAACTGGATGCCGGTGGCGTCTGCGTTGAGGCCCATGACCCCACCGAGCGCGTCGATCTCCCGCACCATGTGCCCCTTGGCCAGTCCGCCGATCGCCGGATTGCAGGACATTTGTCCAACGGTGTCCGCGTTCTGGGTCAAAAGCAGCGTCTCACACCCCAAACGGGCTGCAGCGAGCGCCGCCTCGATACCGGCATGACCCGCGCCAATGACGATGACATCGTAAGATTTCGGATAGACAAACATGGCGTATGCAGCTGGCAAAGCTACCACACAGCCCGCCTCGAGAAAGGAAATCCCTCAGCGTTGAAGTTCCACGTGGAACAATAGTGGTCAACGCCGGTCGAGGATCCCGGTGGCCGCCCGCGGGAGAAGGTCTCCAAGCGAATAAACGACCCGATTGCCAGAGATCGTGCAAAGCACCATCTCGAGCTGAGGGTTGAACTCCGCCAGCACTTGCCGGCAAGCGCCACACGGGCTGATCGGCTCCACGGTGTCTGCAACGATCACAATGGTTCGAAAATCCCGGCATCCCGCGGCAACGGCCTGCCCGATCGCCACCCGTTCTGCACACATCGTGAGACCGAAACTAAGGTTCTCGACGTTACATCCTTGAAAAACCCTCCCGTCTGTTGCCACCAGAGCCGCGCCAACGGCAAATTGGGAATAGGGCGCGTAGGCTTTCGATCGAGCCGCTGTCGCTTCCGCTACCCACCTTTCCATATCCACAGCGTCCAACATTCGCCGAACCCCTCTTCGACAACAAGCGAGGAATCGCATTGGACATTTCATGTCTCATACATCTCTGACTTCGGACCGCCTCTGGCAATCCCAACGCGGCCCTTGCCAGTCTGAAAAGGCCTGACTACTTATGGAGGTGATGGAATCCCCTTCTCCGGAAGCCTCTCCCGCAAAATCGGTGGTCGAGGAACTCGACGTCCTGCGCAGCGAATTTCGCTCTGCCCTGCTTGCCTACGCCGGCCGCATCGAGGAAGAGATTGGCCTGGTGCGGAAAACCGTCGCTGCAGAAGGAGCCGGCAAAAAGGTCTCGGCCGCGAAGCTTCGCGACCTCCGCGACATGCTTACGTTGCTGCGCAAATTCTCCATCAAGCCCGAAAAAGGCCGCCGCAAGGATTTCAAAAAAATCGATGCGCTCGTCGGAGACCTGGCGATGTTGATCGAAAATTGGTGAGGCGGGAATAAGGCGCCTCGCGCCGCCTCTCTCCTTCATGAATATCCGATCTCTGGTTGCGGTAGTTGCGGCGATCACTTCAACCACTTCATTGACCCAGGCGAAAGACATGAATGCTTCATCCAAAACGGCCGTTGTCGGCGGAGGCTGCTTCTGGTGCGTCGAGGCCCTCTACGAAGGCGTCCCCGGCATCGTATCCGTCGTCTCCGGATACGCCGGCGGCACAACCCCAAACCCGACCTACGAGGAAGTTTGCACCGGACGCACCGGCCATGCGGAGGTCGTGCAGATCACGTATGATCCGTCGCAGATCTCTTACGAAAAGGTGATCGATCTATTCTGGAAGGCGCATGATCCCACGACCCTGAACCGCCAGGGCGCCGACGCCGGCACCCAGTATCGCTCGATCATCCTCACGCAGAACGACGAGGAGCGCGCGATCGCTGAGAAATCGAAGGCCGTCGCGCAGAAGGATTTCAAGGACCCCATCGTCACCGAGATCAAGCCGCTGGAGGTTTTCTATCCGGCCGAGAAATATCATCAGGATTTTTACGCCAATAATCCGCGCTATCCCTACAGCGCCGCGGTGATCGAGCCGAAGCTCGAAAAATTTCGCAAAGCGCAGGACAAGCCGTAAGCGGGCGGTATCTTGGCGGCATGTCTCCGCCGTCCCATCCCCCGCCGCCGCGTGGCCGGGGGAGCGGGGTCAACCAACCGCCGAATCGCTTCGAGCGGCTGAGCGTTGTCCTCGATGACGAGTTCGCGGCGGAAGCGTCCCGGCCGCGCACCCAGTTCCTGCGCGACGCAGCCCGCTCGATCATCAGCCGCAACGACAGTCCCGACATCTCCTTCGGCGCAAGCATCAATGTTTACCGCGGCTGCGAGCACGGCTGCGCCTATTGCTACGCGCGGCCCTATCACGAATACCTCGGCTTTTCGAGCGGCCTCGATTTCGAGTCGCGCATCCTTGTGAAGACCGACGCTCCCGCGCTGTTGCGCGCCGAGCTGAACAGTCCGAAATGGAAACCGGAGCCGCTGGTCATGTCGGGCGTCACGGATTGCTATCAGCCGGTCGAACGCAAACTCGGGATCACCCGCGGCTGCCTCGAAGTGCTCGCGGATTTTCGGAATCCCGTCGGCATCATCACGAAAAACCATCTCGTCACCCGTGATCGCGACCACCTGGCGACGCTCGCTGAACACCGCGCCGCGCGGGTGTTTCTTTCGATCACGACGCTCGATCCCGACCTTGGCTCACGGCTGGAACCGCGAGCCTCCCGACCAGCCCACCGCCTCGCGGCGATCCGTGAACTGGCCGAGGCCGGCATCCCCGTCGGGGTGCTCGTTGCGCCGATCATTCCCGGATTGAACGAGCACGAAATTCCCGCAGTGCTGGCCGCCGCGGCCGAGGCGGGAGCACAGACCGCAGGCTACACGGTGCTCCGACTGCCCTACGCGGTGAAGGACATCTTTCGGGATTGGCTGGAAACGCATTTTCCCGACCGGGTCGACCGGGTCCTGAATCGCGTGCGAACCTTGCGCGGTGGCAAACTCAACGTCTCGGACTTCGGCAAACGCATGCGCGGCGACGGCCAGTATGCTGACGAGATCTCGAATCTTTTCGCCGTCTCGGCGCGCCGTGTCGGGCTGAATCGCCAGCGTTTCGATCTGTCCACGGCAGCCTTTCGGCGTCCCGCCGGACCGCAGTTGGAACTTTTTTAAGGACTTCCGTCAGAACCGAGCACCCTTGGCAGGTTTCAGGTCAAGTCCACACCAGGCGCCGGTCCGCAGTTCAAAGGCCCGTTGAAAATTCTGTTGCCACGAAGGCACGTTGGCCTTCACGGCGACGACTTCCTGCTTGTCGTTCACGAGAACGATAACCCAGCCCTTATAGCGCTCTCCAAAGATCGCACCCGTGTCGTCCCACTGGAGCGTGACCATTTCCCCCTTTTGCCGCATCTCGCGACCGGAAGCATCACTCGTGAGATTGACGTCCACGACGCCATTGTCGATCACCTTGAGGGTCTTTCGATCCACGAGGGATTCCGCAAGGACCCAGTAATGGAGCTTCAAGCCGTTCGCGGGATGGTTGAAGTCCAGATTTTTTGCGATCACCTCGATCTGCACCTTTTGAAGGCGATCATCCCAATCCCCGCCGGCCACCTTGGTGAACCGCGTCCGACTCGCCCCAATCTCCACCCGTGGCGGATTCTTCGCCATCGGCAGCTCCGCCCGGCTTTCGAGAAAAGCCGTCATCATCAAAAACAACCCCAAAACAGTTATTTTAGCCCACACGAAGCGGGTTTATTTGCCTCATGAGTTTCGGGCAAGTTCCAATCCCAGTTCCTCCCTGGTTTTGCTCGCGATTTTTCCCTGTTGCCAAGGAACGTGCGGTCGGGAAATATTCCGACGCTGGTTTGGAACTCTACGTGCTAACCTGGTTCCCGTGTAGAAACTCAGCCCATTATCGAAATATATGACCGAAACCACCGCCGAAGCCGAAGTCAGTCCGGTCGATTACGCGACAGCGCCGATCAACGCGTCGCTCACGAAGGAAGATAAGATTCGGTTTCTCCGGCAGTTGTATTCGATTCGCAATTTCGAACGCGTCGCCCTCAAGCATTACAATGAAGGCAAGATGGCGGGTTTCCTCCATCTTTACATCGGGCAGGAATCCGTCGCGGTCGGCACCTGCTCTCTCCTTGGCGAAAACGACCACGTCATCACCGCTTATCGCGATCACGGCCACGCTCTCGCCGTCGGCATGGGCATGAAGGAATGCATGGCGGAGCTCTTCGGCAAGGCGACCGGTTGCTCCAAAGGCAAGGGTGGGTCGATGCACTTTTTTGCGCCCGACAAGAACTACTGGGGCGGCCACGGCATCGTTGCCGGCCAGACCCCACTCGGCCTCGGCCTCGCCTACGCGGTCAAATACAAGGGCCTCAAGGGTTCTGCCCTTGCGTTCCTTGGCGATGGCGCCGTGAACCAGGGCGTCTATTACGAGTGCCTGAATCTCGCGTCGCTCTGGGACCTACCCATGATTTACGTGATCGAGAACAACCGCTACTCGATGGGCACCAGCCTCGACCGCTCCTCGGCTTTGAAGAATTGCCTCGCGGAACGCGCTGACGGCTTCGGCATCGTTTGGGACATCGCAAACGGGGAAGACGTTTACGAAGTCCGCGCCAAGACGTGGACGGCCATCGAGCGCGCCCACAACGAGTCCCGGCCCACCGTTCTCGAGATCGACACCTATCGTCACTACGGCCACTCCGTCGCCGATGCGAAGCACAAGGGCGGCTATCGCACCGCCGACGAAATCGAGCAGTTCAAGAATCGTCACGACCCCGTGCTCCTCTGGCGTCAGCGCATGATCGACGAAGGCATGGTCACCGCCGAGGAAGCCGACGCGATCAACAAGGAAACGCAGGCCGAGGCCAACGCCGCGGTGAAATTCGCCGAGGAAAGCCCGATTCCGACCGTCGAAGCCATCAATCAGGACGTCTATTTCGAGGTAGACCGCCAGACCGAAGCCGGCCGCACTGGCCGCCACTTCTTCAACGACTAGGCCCCCGCTCGCACCGCATCTCCAATTCCGAATCCCAAAAGAATGGCCCTTATCGAATACCGCGACGCCCTGAACCAGGCCTTTGCCGAAGAAATCGAGCGCGACCCCAACGTGTTCCTCATCGGCGAGGAAGTCGCTGAATACGACGGCGCGTATAAGGTCACCCGCGGTCTCTGGAAAAAATACGGCGACAAGCGCCTCGTCGACGCCCCGATCAGCGAGGCCGGATTCATCGGCATGGCCGTGGGCGCTTCGATGCTCGGCCTGCGTCCCGTCATCGAGCTGATGTTCTGGAGCTTCTGCACGGTCGCCTACGACCAGATCATCAATAACGCCGGCTGCGTGCGCTACATGAGCGGCGGCCTCATCAATTGCCCGATCGTCATTCGCGGTCCCGCCAATGGCGGCACCGGCGTCGGCGCCACCCACTCGCACACTCCCGAAAACTGGCTTGCGAATATTCCCGGCCTCAAGGTCGTGAGCGCCGCCACCGCCTACGACGCGAAGGGTCTCATGAAGACGGCGATCCGTGACAACGATCCCGTGATGTTCATGGAGAACACGCTGCTCTACGGCGAAAAGGGCGAAGTGCCCGATGAGGAATACACGATCCCTCTTGGTCTCGCGGACATCAAACGCGAGGGCAGCGACATCACTTTCATCGCGCACGGTCGCGCGGCGCTTACCTCGGTGAAAGCCGCCGAACAGCTCGCTCACGAAAAGGGCATTCAGGCCGAGGTCCTTGATCTCCGCTCGATTCGTCCCATCGATGAAGACGCGATCCTCCGTTCCGTCAGCAAGACGCACCGCGTCGTTCTCGTCGACGAGAACAAGCCGTTCTGCGGCGTCTCCGCGCAGGTCGCGACGATGATCCAGGAAAAAATCTTCGACGAACTCGACGCGCCCATTCGCCGCGTCTGCACGATCGACGCCCCCGCGATCTACAGCCCCGAGGTCGAGAAGCTCCAGCTTCCCACCGTCGAACGCATCCTCGAAAAAGCTCTCACCATTCTCTGAGCGGACCGTCCCCGACGGCCACTCGCCTTCTCAAACTCAAGACTTAGAACTTCCCGTCCCATGCCTGTAATCAACATGCCCAAATTGAGCGACACCATGACCGAGGGCACCCTCGTTCGCTGGCTCAAGAAAGAAGGCGATCAGATCGAAATGGGAGACATCCTCGCCGAGGTCGAAACCGACAAGGCGACGATGGAAATGGAAGCCTTCGACGAAGGCGTCCTCAAGGAGGTCTACGTCAAGGAAGGTGGCAAGATTGCCGTCGGCCAGAAGATCGCGCTCATCCTCGGTGACGGGGAATCCGCCGACGCGCCAGCCGCAGCTCCCGCCACGAAAGCCGACGCTCCCGCTCCCGCTCCCGCCGCCAAGCCGGAATCCGCCCCGCCGACCCCGCAGCCTGCCGCTCCCGCACCAGCCCCCAGCAACAGCCGAGTAAAGGCCTCGCCGCTCGCGAAGAAGGTCGCCGCCGAACGCGGTGTCAGCCTCGAGGGCATTGTCGGCTCCGGCCCCGGAGGTCGCATCGTCGAAAAGGACGTCCCCGCCGCCGGCTCCGCGCCGAAGGCCGGAGGCGCTCCCGCTGCAGCCCCTGCTCCGATCAAACTCGAGAAGACCGGCGGCGAAGAAAAGCGCGTCGAGCTTTCCGGCATGCGCCGCGTCATTGCCGAGCGCCTGCTCGCGAGCAAGACGCAGATCCCGCATTTTTATCTTTCCGTCGAAGTCGACGCCGCACCACTCATGCGCCTCCGGGCCGAGGTGAACGCCGCCAACGAGGCGGCCGGCCTGCCGAAGATCACCGTCAATGACTTTGTCCTGCTCGCCGTCGCTCGCGCCGCGCAGCAATGCCCGAAGGTCAACGCCGCCTGGGGCGGCGACCACGTCATGGAATACGGCAGCGTGAACATTTCCGTCGCCGTCGCCGTCGATGATGGCCTCGTCACTCCCGTCATCCGCAACGCCCAGAATCTCTCGCTCCGCGAGATCAGCCTCGCGGTCAAGGACGTCGCCACTCGCGCCCGCAACAAGAAGCTCAAGCCCGAGGAATACGTCGGTGGCACCATCACCGTCTCGAACCTCGGCAGCTACGGCATCGATCAGTTCTACGCGATCGTGAATCCGCCGCAGTCCGCGATTCTCGCCGTCGGCGGCATCGTCAAGAAGCCGGTCGTCAATGCAAAGGACGAGATCGTGGTTGGCCAGCGCATGAATGTCTCCCTCAGCGGCGACCATCGCGTGGTCGACGGCGCCGTCGGTGCCGAATACCTCGGCGCGCTCCGCAAGCTCATCGAAAATCCCGCACTGATGCTGTTCTAGCCATCCGTGCGGATTCGCCCCTCCACTCACTTACTCTCATGGCCAACTACGATCTCATTGTCATCGGCGCAGGACCCGCCGGCTACGTCGGCGCGATTCGCGCGGCTCAACTCGGTAAAAAAGTCGCCGTTGTCGATTTCGAACGCGGCGGCGGCACCTGCAACAACTACGGTTGCATCCCGACCAAGGCACTCCTGAAAAACGCCGAACTCTATCACGAAATCAAGCACCGCGCGGCCGAGTTCGGCTTCAAGGTCAGCGGGCTCGAATACGATTGGGCCGCCATCATCAAGCGCTCCCGCGACGTCTCGCAGAAGGGTTCCGCTGGTCTCGATTTTCTCTTCAAGAAGAACAAGATCGATTTCCTCAAGGGCACGGCCACGTTCGATAAGGCCGGTGAAGTCCGCGTCGCTGCGGCCGACGGCAAGGTGGAAACCCACACCGCCTCGAAGATCCTCATCGCCACCGGCTGTGTCTCCCGCCCGATGCCCGGCTTCCCCTTCAATGGCAAGACCGTCATCGGCTCGAAGGAAGCTCTCCAGCTTGCCGAGCAGCCGAAGTCCGTCGTCGTGATCGGCGCGGGTGCCATTGGCATCGAGTTCGCCTATTTCTGGAATGCCTTTGGCACGAAGGTCACGGT is part of the Chthoniobacterales bacterium genome and harbors:
- a CDS encoding thiamine pyrophosphate-dependent enzyme; the protein is MTETTAEAEVSPVDYATAPINASLTKEDKIRFLRQLYSIRNFERVALKHYNEGKMAGFLHLYIGQESVAVGTCSLLGENDHVITAYRDHGHALAVGMGMKECMAELFGKATGCSKGKGGSMHFFAPDKNYWGGHGIVAGQTPLGLGLAYAVKYKGLKGSALAFLGDGAVNQGVYYECLNLASLWDLPMIYVIENNRYSMGTSLDRSSALKNCLAERADGFGIVWDIANGEDVYEVRAKTWTAIERAHNESRPTVLEIDTYRHYGHSVADAKHKGGYRTADEIEQFKNRHDPVLLWRQRMIDEGMVTAEEADAINKETQAEANAAVKFAEESPIPTVEAINQDVYFEVDRQTEAGRTGRHFFND
- a CDS encoding alpha-ketoacid dehydrogenase subunit beta — translated: MALIEYRDALNQAFAEEIERDPNVFLIGEEVAEYDGAYKVTRGLWKKYGDKRLVDAPISEAGFIGMAVGASMLGLRPVIELMFWSFCTVAYDQIINNAGCVRYMSGGLINCPIVIRGPANGGTGVGATHSHTPENWLANIPGLKVVSAATAYDAKGLMKTAIRDNDPVMFMENTLLYGEKGEVPDEEYTIPLGLADIKREGSDITFIAHGRAALTSVKAAEQLAHEKGIQAEVLDLRSIRPIDEDAILRSVSKTHRVVLVDENKPFCGVSAQVATMIQEKIFDELDAPIRRVCTIDAPAIYSPEVEKLQLPTVERILEKALTIL
- a CDS encoding pyruvate dehydrogenase complex dihydrolipoamide acetyltransferase, with the translated sequence MPKLSDTMTEGTLVRWLKKEGDQIEMGDILAEVETDKATMEMEAFDEGVLKEVYVKEGGKIAVGQKIALILGDGESADAPAAAPATKADAPAPAPAAKPESAPPTPQPAAPAPAPSNSRVKASPLAKKVAAERGVSLEGIVGSGPGGRIVEKDVPAAGSAPKAGGAPAAAPAPIKLEKTGGEEKRVELSGMRRVIAERLLASKTQIPHFYLSVEVDAAPLMRLRAEVNAANEAAGLPKITVNDFVLLAVARAAQQCPKVNAAWGGDHVMEYGSVNISVAVAVDDGLVTPVIRNAQNLSLREISLAVKDVATRARNKKLKPEEYVGGTITVSNLGSYGIDQFYAIVNPPQSAILAVGGIVKKPVVNAKDEIVVGQRMNVSLSGDHRVVDGAVGAEYLGALRKLIENPALMLF